In the genome of Pseudomonas sp. P5_109, one region contains:
- a CDS encoding CBS domain-containing protein, with amino-acid sequence MKTAAQLLKLKAVQNQRVHSIAPDQMVLEALKMMAEKNVGALPVMEQGQVIGVISERDYARKVVLQGRSSVGTPVRAIMSAPVVTADSQQSIERCMAVMTDSHLRHLPVVEGDQLIGLLSIGDLVKEAIVEQAELIRQLEHYIRGH; translated from the coding sequence ATGAAAACAGCCGCACAACTGCTCAAGCTCAAGGCCGTGCAAAACCAGCGGGTGCATAGCATCGCGCCAGACCAGATGGTGCTTGAAGCGTTGAAAATGATGGCGGAAAAAAACGTCGGTGCTCTGCCCGTCATGGAACAGGGCCAGGTCATCGGCGTTATCAGCGAACGCGACTATGCGCGCAAGGTCGTTCTACAGGGGCGCTCTTCGGTCGGTACACCGGTCCGGGCCATCATGAGCGCGCCCGTCGTGACAGCCGACAGTCAGCAAAGCATCGAGCGGTGCATGGCGGTCATGACCGACAGCCATCTGCGCCATCTACCGGTGGTGGAGGGCGACCAACTGATTGGCCTGTTGTCGATTGGTGATCTGGTCAAGGAAGCCATCGTCGAGCAGGCCGAGTTGATTCGGCAGCTGGAACACTACATTCGCGGACATTGA
- the nirD gene encoding nitrite reductase small subunit NirD has translation MSQSDTQIAYSSSALVNPDAWQTVCRQEDLVSNSGVVVWLDGAQVALFYLPAAEGKTLYAIDNHDPQSGANVIGRGLIGSIKGDLVIASPLYKQHFRLEDGSCLEHPQQRLRVWPVRLNAGQVEVAVA, from the coding sequence ATGAGCCAGTCCGATACCCAGATAGCTTATTCCAGTTCCGCCCTGGTCAATCCAGATGCCTGGCAAACGGTGTGCCGCCAGGAGGATCTGGTGAGCAATTCCGGCGTCGTCGTCTGGCTCGACGGTGCACAAGTGGCGCTGTTCTACCTGCCGGCCGCCGAAGGCAAGACCCTCTATGCCATCGATAACCATGACCCGCAATCCGGGGCGAATGTCATCGGTCGCGGGCTGATCGGCAGCATCAAGGGCGATCTGGTGATTGCCTCGCCCCTCTACAAACAGCATTTCCGCCTTGAGGACGGCAGTTGCCTGGAACATCCGCAGCAGCGCCTGCGGGTCTGGCCGGTGCGCCTGAACGCAGGCCAGGTGGAAGTCGCGGTGGCCTGA